A region from the Arachis ipaensis cultivar K30076 chromosome B01, Araip1.1, whole genome shotgun sequence genome encodes:
- the LOC107614009 gene encoding SUPPRESSOR OF ABI3-5 isoform X3 — protein sequence MPPGPPVGHWNQSKRRGYEEDYPIDRESRRFQRPYHEPYNQIDAYREADIDTFPEYDKFRDGYGSIENYGDRGYDKPARFGGHDRDDYAYDDYGYKSRASHHRREDSHERDYDHGRHSYDSDYERGSRRDSNWRRRGSRDREHDRRGLSRERDVSPRKRREHSHSRSRSRSRSRSKSQSHSRSRSQSRGYDDHPRSRSPRGRSHSRSYREDSYSDSRYDRSERRRDREDKRQREHYSVAPSATIVVKGLSQKTTEEDLYQILAEWGPLRHVRVIKERNSGISRGFAFIDFPSVGAAQAMMDKLGDDGLVVDGRKLFFEYSSKPTGGPGPDGAMKSGHNHKSITIPSDWMCTICGYINFARRTSCYQCNEPRTEDAPAADISLTNSSAIGKKGLEAGPTHVLVVRGLDENADEEMLRYEFSKHAPIKDLRLVRDKFTHVSRGFAFVHFYSVEDATKALEATNGTTLEKNGQILRVAYAKSILGPGSGAPGTSQSSSLAAAAIEAATFAQQYDSVGWAPKEYNPDDKQATAPEQSTAGGAPQSGFVWDEASGYYYDAASGFYYDGNTGLYYDGNNGIWYTYDHQTQQYIPCTEQNQNNTANQQSEPSKASDGASSKKVVISAPASTVASVEKPASLADAVQAAATAALAAEKKEKEKAKEIKLASKSSILANKKKMNNVLSMWKQRSHEGQATRVALEDNQLSVSTDDRSYPTKNRLKGESMPRETNVSSLGTHTTVIQAAGLDSQAQARPVSNSLGGTIMGVIRGSGRGVVKSDTYPGSTASPSSFSSSSAASVDAQISSTPFRTDVSALGSYTPSVAAGSGRRRFSEAPSSASIHKEQPQTTYRDRAAERRSLYGSSSSGGNDLADYEIGDSNRDFVSRKGDPMPFPPGVGGGRAVGEVNLDTFEVITAEKALDENNVGNRMLRNMGWQEGLGLGKDGSGMVEPVQAQAMENRAGLGSQQKKLDPSLEVQAGDSYKMLIHKKALARFREMNDS from the exons ATGCCACCAGGACCTCCTGTTGGCCACTGGAATCAATCCAAAAGGAGAGGTTATGAGGAAGATTATCCAATTGACAGAGAATCTAGACGTTTTCAGAGGCCTTATCATGAGCCATATAATCAGATTGATGCCTACAGGGAAGCCGATATTGACACGTTCCCAGAATATGATAAGTTTCGAGATGGTTATGGCAGCATTGAAAACTATGGTGATCGAGGATATGATAAACCTGCCAGGTTTGGAGGACATGACCGTGATGATTATGCATATGATGACTATGGCTACAAGTCCCGTGCTTCTCATCATCGTAGGGAGGATAGCCATGAGAGGGATTATGATCATGGCCGCCATAGTTATGATTCTGATTATGAAAGAGGCAGTAGAAGAGATAGTAACTGGAGGCGACGTGGATCACGTGATCGAGAACATGATAGAAGAGGTCTTAGTCGGGAAAGAGATGTAAGCCCGCGTAAGAGGCGTGAGCATTCTCATTCTAGGTCCCGGTCCCGTTCCCGGTCCCGGTCCAAATCTCAGTCCCATTCCCGATCCCGCTCCCAGTCTCGTGGATACGACGATCATCCAAGATCAAGGTCCCCTCGAGGTCGAAGCCATAGTCGGAGTTATAGAGAAGATAGCTATAGTGACAGTCGATACGATAGAAGTGAAAGACGCAGGGATCGTGAGGATAAACGTCAGCGTGAACATTATTCAGTG GCCCCATCTGCAACTATTGTTGTGAAAGGTCTCTCACAGAAAACTACTGAGGAGGATCTGTACCAAATACTT GCGGAGTGGGGACCCCTTCGTCATGTTCGTGTTATAAAGGAAAGAAATTCTGGCATTTCTCGGGGATTTGCGTTTATCGATTTTCCTTCTGTG GGAGCCGCACAAGCAATGATGGACAAGCTAGGAGATGATGGTCTTGTTGTGGATGGCAGAAAGCTTTTCTTCGAATAtag TAGTAAACCTACTGGTGGTCCAGGTCCTGATGGAGCTATGAAATCAGGCCATAATCATAAGAGCATTACAATACCATCTGATTGGATGTGCACTATATGTGGCTACATCAATTTTGCACGTCGTACCTCTTGTTATCAG TGTAATGAGCCACGAACTGAGGATGCTCCTGCAGCAGATATTTCATTAACAAATTCATCAGCCATAGGGAAGAAGGGTCTGGAGGCAG GTCCAACTCATGTTTTGGTTGTTCGCGGATTGGATGAAAATGCTGATGAGGAAATGCTCCGCTATGAGTTTTCTAAACATGCTCCAATTAAG GATCTGCGTCTTGTGAGAGACAAGTTTACACATGTCTCAAGGggatttgcatttgtacactttTATTCG GTGGAGGATGCTACCAAAGCTCTTGAGGCAACAAATGGGACTACTCTTGAGAAGAATGGACAAATTCTAAGAGTGGCATATGCTAAAAGTATCTTGGGCCCTGGATCAGGAGCACCAGGAACTTCCCAATCAAGCAGCCTTGCAGCAGCTGCTATTGAGGCTGCGACCTTTGCTCAACAG TATGATTCTGTGGGGTGGGCTCCAAAAGAATACAATCCCGATGATAAGCAAGCTACTGCTCCTGAGCAAAGCACCGCAGGTGGTGCTCCACAATCAGGCTTTGTTTGGGATGAAGCATCCGGTTATTACTATGATGCCGCATCTGGGTTTTACTACGATGGAAATACTG GTCTTTACTACGATGGTAATAATGGGATATGGTATACGTATGACCACCAAACTCAACAGTACATCCCTTGCACTGAACAAAACCAAAACAACACAGCTAACCAGCAGTCTGAACCTTCCAAGGCATCTGATGGTGCCAGTAGTAAAAAGGTGGTAATTTCTGCACCGGCTTCTACTGTTGCATCAGTTGAGAAGCCTGCATCATTGGCAGATGCTGTGCAGGCTGCTGCAACGGCTGCTTTAGCTgctgagaagaaagaaaaagagaaggcaaAGGAGATAAAACTTGCCTCAAAAAGCAGTATTCTAGCAAACAAGAAAAAAATGAACAATGTGTTGTCAATGTGGAAGCAGAGGAGCCATGAAGGGCAGGCTACTCGAGTAGCCTTGGAGGACAATCAACTCTCTGTTTCCACCGACGATAGGTCATACCCTACAAAGAACAGGTTAAAAGGTGAATCTATGCCTAGGGAAACCAATGTATCTAGCTTGGGAACACATACAACTGTTATCCAGGCTGCTGGTTTGGACTCTCAGGCGCAGGCACGCCCTGTTAGTAATAGTCTTGGTGGAACTATTATGGGAGTTATAAGGGGTTCAGGAAGAGGGGTTGTCAAGTCAGATACCTACCCTGGTTCTACAGCTTCTCCATCATCATTCTCAAGTTCTTCAGCTGCAAGTGTCGATGCACAGATAAGTTCAACTCCTTTTAGAACAGATGTCTCTGCCTTGGGttcatatacaccatcagtggcTGCTGGAAGTGGCAGAAGAAGGTTTTCAGAAGCGCCTAGTTCCGCTTCAATTCATAAGGAGCAACCTCAAACAACCTATAGGGATCGTGCAGCTGAGAGGAGAAGTTTGTATGGCTCATCATCATCGGGTGGGAATGATTTGGCTGATTATGAAATTGGGGATTCAA ATCGAGATTTTGTGTCGAGGAAGGGTGATCCTATGCCTTTTCCTCCTGGGGTTGGTGGAGGACGTGCAGTTGGAGAAGTCAACCTTGATACTTTTGAGGTGATTACAGCAGAAAAAGCACTTGATGAAAACAATGTTGGCAATCGTATGCTTCGCAACATGGGATGGCAGGAAGGCTTG GGACTTGGAAAGGATGGGAGTGGAATGGTAGAGCCAGTGCAGGCACAAGCCATGGAGAATAGAGCAGGACTTGGAAGTCAGCAGAAGAAGTTAGATCCTAGCCTTGAGGTGCAGGCAGGGGACAGTTATAAGATGCTTATTCATAAAAAGGCACTTGCCAGGTTCCGGGAAATGAATGACAGTTAA